The DNA sequence aTTTCTTCAGGCGAGGTCCAGGATGTTTAAAACACAAgattaatttaaaacacacacaaatcccCTTAAAATGCCATTCTGGAGCCTGGGCTGAGTCTGGAGGGTCGCTCACCTCCAGCACCACGGTCCTCATGCGGCCTCCCTGGGCCAGGTACTCCTCCGTCTGCGGCTGCCGGCGGTGCTCGTGGACGGCGGCCAGGGCGGCGTGGACGGCTTGGGCCACTAGGGCCCCCCAGGGGCCAGAGGAAAGGCTCCCGCCTCAGGTCTCCCCTCAGAACCACGTACTGCACCAGGGACGCCATCTTGCCGCCAACGGGGGACACGGAGGCCGCCATGTTGCTTCCTCACAgggggccgccatcttgtacggacataTGCTGCATTGCGAGAACGGGACAAGCGGAGGCCGCCATGTTTCCTCACCACTGCCGCCGGCGGCCATCTTGTTGTACGGAAAGGACTGAAAaggcccctcctcttcttctccgaGGTCAAAACAAAATCCGAGGCGCGGCGGAGGCGGAGTCTTGGCCTCGGAGGACTCAAGCGAGGCGCCACTGTCTGTCTGTGAGGACATTGTTTGTCTGAGGGAGTCTGCCGAGAAAGAACGTTTGACGGAAATCCCCGCTCTGTCGTCGACGGCGGATGACGTACTTCCGGCGGCCGGTCGCGCGGGGTTTTTTGAGCGGCCCTGCCGTTGGTTGCCATGACGACGGTGTAGAGGACTCCTTGAAGCCTTTCTCAAGTAGAGTACGTATTTCTGGcgctttgctatggaattctgggagctggagtttgttgtgggcgcGGAGCGGagctgaaggaaggaaggccccacaacaaactccaactcccagaattccatagcagagagctaAAGCGGGTTGTTTTGGTGAGACTGTCGATCCTTCTGTTAGAAACGCTGACTCTGCTCTCTCTCTTGTCAGGTTCCTTGCCTTCAGTCGGTTCCagcgaagaagaagaagcagcagcagaagaaggaggCGGCCTCGTGCTTCTTGTGTGGAAGAGAAAGGGCCCATGGGCTCCAATAGGGCCTCCTTGCGGAATGGCAAGTGCTAGAACCAAGGGAAGCCTTCGTGCCGCTCTCTTTGGCTCTGGTCAGGCCCAGAATTCAAAGAGCAAGACATAGTGAAGCCAGTTCCAGGTCATGGAGTGGATCAGGGCCTAATGGCATTCAGTAGCTCTTAAGAGCTTATGAGAACGGGATGCATTTTGCAGAGCACCAAAAGAACTGCAAGGAAGGCGTCAAGAATGCTTGACTTAGTCTGGAGCGCCAGGTTTGGGGTTCCACCGCAGACAGTGCCCTTCCTCCAGCCCCAGGCTGGGCCTCATGCCTTGGGGCAACTGGAGCCCTAATAGCCAGAGCCTTACTCCTCTTTAATAGTGTCTCTGGAGTACACCGAAACCCCCGAAAGGGTTGGGAGAAGGCATTTCCCTGGTTGCAGTGGGTTTGTGGCATGGATCTTATGCCCCAGTTGTAGCAAACCCTTTCCCTTCCCATTGACTCTCTCAGCTCTTCAGTTCTGAATCATTAATTAACGCCATAAAGTTGGAGGAAGGACAGTTGCCTGCAATGCTTGGGGCTCCTTGGAAGAGTATGGACCAgggaagctctctctctctctctctctcagagagccaCTTGTGTGTTTACAGCAGATCAACATTTATGTATCATGGAGCTGTTTTTTACCTTTTTAAGCTTTGTCTGCCACTATATTGTGCTTTTGTGTGATCTTTATGAGCGATCTATAGTCGTAAGAAGTTTGACTGATTGCTTAACTTCTTATTTTGGGATCCAGGCCAGAGATATTGCATCCCTCCCCCCCAAGTGCCCCATTTTCCATCCAGAAGGGTCCTCTACGCTTCCAAAGAGTTTTTGTGGGGGAATAAGGATTGCAAAGATTGAAAACTTTCCTTTGGTTAAAGAACATAACTTAGGCTCCAAGCCAAAGTGTGGAATAGGATAGGTTTTGCCCCATTTAATTTGCCGCCTATCATTATTAGATTGCTGTATGTGGATTAGGAAAGAGTTATCACCCTGGTCAGAAGGGGCTTGGGGACCCTGGCCTTTCCCCCATTGCTTCTCTGGAGCAGGCCTCTTGTCACTGTGTACTTTGCCATCTCTTTCTGGCACACAGCAGGCTGAATGCTGTGAGTTTATTGGTGTGAAGCAATGCTTGGTGGGTGCAGCATCCTACCTTGGAGCAGGGAACTTGTCTCGACTTTCTCGGCTAATCCAGTCCTAGAGGTTTTTACTGTCATGCTGCCCAGAGCTCTGTTTGCATGGTCCTTCAGAGAAGATCTTTGTGGCTTGGAGATGTCCTAGATCTGTTTACAGATTTAAGGGACTTGGAGAATTCTAGGCCACATGTGATTAACTTAAAACTGGAAGCATTAATTCTCAAGGGCTGCTTTTATGTATGCatagggatcttgtagcgcctttgagactaattgatcAAAagcagttgtagcataagctttcgtagagttggtctacttcctcagatgcatggagtgaacctGATGCCCAGGGAGgtgtctgaggaaggagaccaagtcaGTGAAAGCTTATCCTACAGATTCGTTTgcagtctcaaagctgctacaagatctctttgtatactgatattccagactgaaTTCCACTCCCTCCTCTCTAACGGCATGATTTGTGTATGTCTGTGAACTGTTACAATCATGGCTCAGGAATACTTTCTAAAAGAGAAATGAACACAAATCCCTTTCATTGCTTACATTCTTTGCAGGTGTTTTATCCCACCTGGAGAATTTGGAGGCTGCTGCCCACGAAATAGCACTGAAACGAGGAGAACTGAAGAAACAAGAGGAGGACATGGCTAGGATGAAACAGAGGCTATTGAAGCTGAGGCATCAAAGGGATGAGCTGAGGACCAAACTCAGTGTGTTTCGTTCTCAGGTGAGCACACAGTGTATACAAGCCCAAGGGCCACTATGGGTGTCTAAGCATCAGGCAAAATACCTTTCgattgtaaagtcaaaggcttttcatGGTCAGCATTTGGGAGgggtttttttaacaaaaaattatttccacaaaatgtttgttttgtgctGAAAGACTTGGTTTTCTGTCAAGTCTTTTCGTTTAGACAGAAACCATGGTGTATTTGGTACCAAATTTAGCAGTTGCTGAATGAAAATCTTTTGTTCCAGAATCCTGTTTTGGCATAAGCTCCCATTTTTGTACAAACATTTTGTTTCCCAAAAGGAAGTCCTAAAGTGTGGGGAAAGTCTCACAGCAGCTGACCCTGCTCTCAACAAGGTGCCTCCATGCCTTCTTGCTGAGGACAAGGACATTTGTGGGAAGTATTTATGTCCCAGGTTATTACACTCTTCCTCTAAAAACTAGCTTTGTGTAGAAAGGCTTGTTAAAGGTTTCTAGACTGAGACTTTAGCTATGGCAGCCCAGTGCAGttagagagggtttttttccctatGCACATTGTTTTTCCTGAGGCACATTATGAAGTGACATGTCTTTATCTTTGGGGAGAAGAGTTACTGCCCATTGAATTGCTTTCTTGAGTATGTCCACACACTTCTTTCTACTCTCCACGTTTGGGGAACCCCCTAAGGCCACTCTCCCCATACCCTATCCTTCAGCTGTTTCTCaacttttatatcccacctccaaATTCTATGTGGCTGAAATGCCCCTTTTACTGGTAATAAGAGCTTTAAATGAAAACATGCTGGCACAATATttgctccttttgttttgtgctttAGTCACCACTGAAATGCAGTTTTGGAAACACCCCTGAAACTgcacaaaagaacaaacaaaagggAATTTCCCCATCCTTATTGCAAACACTAATACAGTACAAGGGTTCATTTTCCAAGGGGTTTGGGGTTGATCATAACATAACAGCTATCACTTGTGGCATTTTCCATCACGAGAAGGAACACCTAAGAATACCATGCTTCGTTGATGGTCAGTTCAAGACAGCGACATGACTGCTGCAAGGGAAAGGTACAGCTTTATCTGCAGCATAAAGCTTAAGCTGGTTATACAGTACTTGAGGGTACATCACTTGGGGGTACATCAGTAGATTTGTGGAGAGA is a window from the Sceloporus undulatus isolate JIND9_A2432 ecotype Alabama chromosome 1, SceUnd_v1.1, whole genome shotgun sequence genome containing:
- the PTRHD1 gene encoding LOW QUALITY PROTEIN: putative peptidyl-tRNA hydrolase PTRHD1 (The sequence of the model RefSeq protein was modified relative to this genomic sequence to represent the inferred CDS: deleted 1 base in 1 codon), translated to MAASVSPVGGKMASLVQYVVLRGDLRREPFLWPLGALVAQAVHAALAAVHEHRRQPQTEEYLAQGGRMRTVVLEAPDEYALSALTESLQQNGIDHKVWVEQPENIATCVALRPYPKETVHHLLKKFKLLK